Proteins from a single region of Chryseobacterium sp. W4I1:
- a CDS encoding class I SAM-dependent methyltransferase — protein sequence MLNKEIQNYINANLNTDLHSLLLKKSPFPEVSMQEIVQQIKGKQTAQKKFPFLLKEGIVFPPQLNLEQASSEKTAEYKSQILKGKKFIDLTSGFGIDAYYLSKNFEEVTLVEQNSELLKIVEHNWNILDRKASFVNQNLEDFLTHNKEHFDVIYLDPARRDQNKNKVFLLEDLSPDILQIKEKLLSTADQVIIKLSPLIDLKYLVSALPEIFRIEIIAVRNDVKEVIIFLSNEKKNEIAVTCANLESGESVFAFKFGEEENSAAAYSDPEEFIYIPNNSILKAGVFNLISERYKLKKLHPNTHIYTSEQKNTDFPGRILQMESIESKQIKKKEQFNIITKNYPLKPEDIKKKYGIKDGGKNYLIFTQSKKGKIILKSL from the coding sequence ATGCTGAATAAAGAAATCCAAAACTATATCAATGCAAATCTAAACACAGACCTGCATTCTTTGTTATTAAAAAAATCCCCGTTTCCAGAGGTTTCCATGCAGGAAATCGTCCAGCAGATCAAAGGAAAACAAACCGCTCAGAAAAAATTTCCTTTTCTGCTGAAAGAAGGAATTGTTTTTCCGCCACAGCTCAATTTAGAGCAAGCATCTTCTGAAAAAACAGCAGAATATAAATCACAAATTCTTAAAGGAAAGAAATTCATTGATTTGACCAGCGGTTTTGGTATTGATGCTTATTATCTGTCCAAAAATTTTGAAGAAGTTACTTTAGTAGAGCAAAATTCAGAATTATTGAAAATTGTAGAACATAACTGGAATATTTTAGATAGAAAAGCCTCATTTGTCAATCAAAATCTTGAAGATTTCCTGACTCACAATAAAGAACATTTTGACGTTATCTATCTGGATCCTGCAAGAAGAGATCAGAATAAAAATAAAGTCTTTCTCCTGGAAGATCTTTCTCCGGATATTCTTCAGATCAAGGAAAAATTGCTTTCTACAGCTGATCAGGTGATCATAAAACTGTCTCCGCTGATTGATCTCAAGTATCTTGTATCAGCTTTACCGGAAATTTTCAGGATAGAAATCATAGCAGTAAGAAATGATGTAAAAGAAGTCATAATTTTTCTTTCCAATGAAAAAAAGAATGAAATAGCAGTTACCTGTGCCAATCTCGAAAGTGGTGAATCTGTTTTTGCATTTAAATTTGGGGAAGAGGAAAATAGTGCTGCCGCCTATTCTGATCCTGAAGAATTCATTTATATTCCCAATAATTCTATTTTAAAGGCAGGCGTTTTTAATCTGATCTCAGAAAGATATAAATTGAAAAAACTTCATCCAAATACTCATATTTATACTTCTGAACAAAAAAATACAGATTTCCCCGGAAGAATTTTACAAATGGAATCTATTGAATCTAAGCAGATTAAAAAGAAAGAACAGTTTAATATCATCACGAAAAATTACCCACTAAAACCTGAAGATATCAAAAAGAAATATGGTATTAAAGATGGTGGAAAAAACTACCTTATTTTTACACAATCCAAAAAAGGTAAAATAATTTTAAAATCACTATAA